The nucleotide window CAGTTCCTGTGCCCCAAGAATGTCACCGACGAGCAGGAGGGGTTCGCCGAGGGCTTCGTGAGAGCTTTGGCGGAGCTGCACAACCAGAACACGCTGCCCAGCGTCACCTCGGCCGCCCAACCTGTCACCAGCGGGATGGCACCTGTGTCCTCCATGGCCGGCAGCACCAGCTTCAACACTAGTTTGCACAGCGAGCCCCCGGTGTACGCCAACCTCAGCAACTTCAACCCCAACGCGCTCAGCTCCGCTCCCAACTACAACGCCAACAGCATGGGATACGCGCCCCAGCATCACATAAACCCCCAGATGCCCGTGCAGCATCCCCGGCTCCAGGCTCTGAAAGAGGAGCCGCAGACTGTACCTGAAATGCCGGGGGAAActcctcccctgtcccccatTGACATGGAGTCACAGGAGAGAATCAAAGCCGAGAGAAAGCGCATGAGGAACAGAATCGCGGCGTCCAAATGCCGGAAAAGGAAGTTGGAAAGGATTGCCCGGTtggaagaaaaagtgaaaacttTGAAAGCCCAGAACTCAGAGCTGGCATCCACTGCCAACATGCTCAGAGAA belongs to Haemorhous mexicanus isolate bHaeMex1 chromosome 9, bHaeMex1.pri, whole genome shotgun sequence and includes:
- the JUN gene encoding transcription factor Jun, with the protein product MSAKMEPTFYEDALSAGFAPPESGGYGYNNAKVLKQNMTLNLSDPSSNLKPHLRNKNADILTSPDVGLLKLASPELERLIIQSSNGLITTTPTPTQFLCPKNVTDEQEGFAEGFVRALAELHNQNTLPSVTSAAQPVTSGMAPVSSMAGSTSFNTSLHSEPPVYANLSNFNPNALSSAPNYNANSMGYAPQHHINPQMPVQHPRLQALKEEPQTVPEMPGETPPLSPIDMESQERIKAERKRMRNRIAASKCRKRKLERIARLEEKVKTLKAQNSELASTANMLREQVAQLKQKVMNHVNSGCQLMLTQQLQTF